One region of Zingiber officinale cultivar Zhangliang chromosome 7B, Zo_v1.1, whole genome shotgun sequence genomic DNA includes:
- the LOC122006982 gene encoding heparanase-like protein 3 gives MGGGLLSQLLGFCFWGFLWLAGPVAVFSGGPGTLGSDYASVAVDTTAVIAVTDKDFVCATLDWWPPDKCDYGTCSWGFASLLNLNLSNPVLLNAVKAFSPLKLRLGGSLQDKVIYDSGDPKQPCTPFSKNTSEMFGFTQGCLPLPRWDELNEFFNKAGAVIIFGLNALNGRIPQSDGSLVGPWNYSNAASFIHYTVDKGYAIHGWELGNEISGSGVGTRIGADQYAEDVINLKSIINDIYHGYQSKPLVLAPGGFFDFNWFGEIISKTKPDFLDVITHHIYNLGPGVDQHLVEKILDPSYLDGEASTFSDLQRILGGGGTSTTAWVGEAGGAYNSGHHLVTDSFVFSFWYLDQLGMSAKYDTKTYCRQSLIGGNYGLLNTTTYHPNPDYYSALLWHRLMGRRVLSTKFTGTNMIRAYAHCARDTQGITLVFINLSGNSTTQVFITSQTSYSTPIKLRRHKRHRTRIYHLPRLGKTSEFTREEYHLTSKGGDIHSQTMLLNGNILSVDSNGNIPELEPVKVDATEPIRVEPFSIVFVHIAYIQAQACRW, from the exons ATGGGCGGCGGTCTTCTCTCTCAGCTGCTCGGGTTCTGTTTCTGGGGATTTTTATGGCTTGCAGGACCGGTCGCCGTTTTCTCCGGCGGACCAGGAACTCTCGGTTCCGACTACGCCTCCGTGGCGGTGGACACCACTGCCGTCATTGCGGTGACCGACAAGGATTTTGTGTGCGCTACTCTGGATTGGTGGCCGCCTGACAAGTGCGATTATGGGACATGTAGTTGGGGCTTCGCTTCCCTCCTTAACCTG AATCTTTCCAACCCTGTCTTGCTGAATGCTGTCAAAG CATTCTCTCCACTGAAACTTCGTCTAGGAGGCTCCTTGCAAGATAAGGTCATATATGACTCAGGAGATCCAAAACAACCTTGCACTCCATTCAGCAAGAACACTTCTGAGATGTTTGGTTTTACTCAAGGTTGCTTACCGCTGCCTAGATGGGATGAACTCAATGAGTTCTTCAACAAGGCTGG GGCTGTCATCATCTTTGGTTTGAATGCTCTTAACGGAAGAATACCTCAGAGTGATGGTTCTCTAGTTGGACCATGGAACTACAGCAATGCTGCTTCTTTTATTCATTATACTGTCGACAAGGGTTATGCCATCCATGGATGGGAGCTTG GAAACGAAATAAGTGGATCTGGAGTTGGAACGAGAATTGGAGCGGACCAGTATGCTGAAGATGTCATCAACCTCAAATCCATCATTAATGACATCTACCATGGCTACCAAAGCAAACCATTGGTACTGGCACCAGGGGGCTTCTTTGATTTCAATTGGTTCGGTGAAATCATCAGCAAGACAAAACCTGACTTTCTGGATGTAATCACTCACCACATCTATAATCTTGGTCCAG GAGTGGACCAGCATTTGGTTGAGAAAATTCTCGACCCCTCTTACCTGGATGGCGAAGCCAGCACATTTAGCGATCTGCAAAGGATCCTCGGTGGTGGAGGGACTTCCACTACTGCTTGGGTCGGTGAAGCTGGAGGCGCTTACAACAGTGGTCACCATCTAGTGACTGATTCTTTTGTTTTCAGCTTCTG GTACTTGGATCAACTGGGCATGTCAGCTAAATACGACACCAAGACTTACTGCAGGCAATCATTGATAGGAGGAAACTATGGCCTACTTAACACCACCACCTACCACCCAAATCCCGATTACTACAG CGCACTGTTGTGGCATCGGTTGATGGGTAGACGAGTTTTATCAACAAAATTCACTGGGACAAACATGATAAGGGCATATGCACACTGTGCTAGAGATACG CAAGGAATCACACTAGTTTTCATCAATCTCAGCGGCAACTCTACAACACAAGTGTTCATCACCAGCCAGACATCTTACTCAACACCTATAAAACTTCGTCGTCATAAAAGGCACAGAACAAGAATCTACCACTTGCCAAGGCTAGGGAAGACTTCGGAATTCACCAGGGAAGAGTACCACTTAACATCGAAGGGCGGGGATATTCACAGCCAGACAATGCTGCTGAATGGCAATATCTTGTCCGTGGACTCGAATGGAAATATTCCGGAGCTTGAACCTGTTAAAGTTGATGCAACAGAGCCAATTAGAGTTGAACCattttccattgtctttgtccACATTGCTTACATTCAGGCTCAAGCTTGTAGGTGGTAG